The proteins below come from a single Gavia stellata isolate bGavSte3 chromosome 8, bGavSte3.hap2, whole genome shotgun sequence genomic window:
- the OSBPL11 gene encoding oxysterol-binding protein-related protein 11: MQCADPAAAMKGPEGEGKPEQQQQPPPAGQSGGKSGGGRGAKGWQYSDHMENIYGYLMKYTNLVTGWQYRFFVLNNDAGLLEYFVNEQSRHLKPRGTLQLAGAVISPSDEDSHTFTVNAASGEQYKLRATDAKERQHWVSRLQICTQHHTEAIGKNNPPLKSRSFSLASQGSANSPGVQRRPSQNAVSFFNVGHHRLPTGKRVPIMQPDHLVDVREMMSQAEGQQRDLIRSIECLPVSGHLTSLDQDLLMLKATSMATMNCLNDCFHILQLQHASQQKGSLPAGTTISWLEPKISLANHFKNGAAQNFPSEVNKPASVREEQSIAEPCQLAREPEEINPDEELEDICDDKEDDLGAVEEQRSVILHLLSQLKLGMDLTRVVLPTFILEKRSLLEMYADFMSHPDLFIAITNGTTPEERMIRFVEYYLTSFHEGRKGAIAKKPYNPIIGETFHCSWRMPKSNVATDAGSNFSAHSPSEQVTLSKDLEGQTELDYYTVKFVAEQVSHHPPVSGFYAECVERKMCVNAHIWTKSKFLGMSIGVTMVGEGLLSLLEHGEEYTFSLPCAYARSILTVPWVELGGKVNISCAKTGYSASINFHTKPFYGGKLHRVTGEVKQNTTNTVVCRVQGEWNSVLEFTYSNGETKYVDLTKLSVTRKRVRPLEKQGLFESRRLWQHVTESLRDGDIDKATEHKRALEERQRNEERLRAETERPWCTKYFLKEGDGWVYHKPLWKTASAAQTQQTDAN, encoded by the exons gttttttgttttaaacaatgATGCTGGCCTGCTGGAGTACTTTGTGAATGAGCAGTCGAGACATCTAAAGCCCAGGGGTACCCTGCAGCTTGCTGGAGCTGTAATTTCACCCAGTGATGAAGACTCTCACACCTTTACAGTCAATGCTGCCAGCGGGGAGCAGTATAAACTAAGAG CTACTGATGCTAAAGAACGGCAACACTGGGTTAGCAGGCTACAGATATGTACACAGCATCACACAGAAGCTATTGGAAAG AACAACCCTCCTCTGAAATCTCGCAGCTTCTCTCTTGCATCCCAAGGAAGTGCCAACTCTCCTGGTGTGCAAAGAAGACCCAGTCAAAATGCAGTTTCCTTTTTCAATGTTGGACATCACAGATTGCCAACTGGAAAAAGAGTTCCTATTATGCAGCCAGATCACCTTGTAGATGTTAGAGAG ATGATGTCTCAGGCTGAGGGCCAGCAGAGAGACTTGATCAGGAGCATAGAATGCCTTCCTGTCTCCGGTCACCTTACATCCTTGGATCAAGACCTATTAATGCTGAAAGCAACTTCCATGGCAACCATGAACTGCTTAAATGACTGTTTCCATATTCTCCAGTTACAACATGCTTCTCAACAAAAGGGATCCTTACCAGCAG GAACGACGATCAGTTGGCTGGAACCGAAGATATCTCTGGCAAACCACTTCAAAAATGGAGCAGCTCAGAATTTCCCATCAGAGGTAAACAAGCCGGCATCTGTCAGAGAAGAGCAGTCCATtgcagagccctgccagctAGCAAGG GAACCTGAAGAAATAAATCCAGATGAGGAGCTGGAGGATATCTGTGATGATAAAGAAGATGATCTAGGAGCGGTAGAGGAACAGCGCAGTGTTATCTTGCATCTCTTGTCTCAGCTGAAACTTGGCATGGACTTAACAAGA gtgGTTCTTCCCACTTTTATTTTAGAGAAGCGATCGTTGTTGGAGATGTATGCGGACTTCATGTCCCATCCAGATCTCTTCATTGCAATCACAAATGGCACTACTCCTGAGGAGAGGATGATCCGCTTTGTTGAGTATTATCTCACTTCATTTCACGAAGGTCGCAAAGGAGCTATTGCAAAGAAACCATACAATCCAATCATCGGAGAAACGTTTCACTGCTCCTGGAGGATGCCTAAGAGCAACGTAGCCACTGATGCTGGTAGTAACTTCTCTGCTCACTCCCCCTCGGAGCAAGTAACTCTGTCTAAAGATCTGGAAGGCCAAACAGAGCTGGACTACTATACAGTAAAATTTGTAGCTGAGCAAGTGTCCCACCATCCTCCTGTCTCAGGATTTTACGCTGAATGTGTAGAGAGAAAGATGTGTGTCAATGCCCATATCTGGACAAAAAGTAAATTCTTAGGAATGTCAATAGGAGTGACAATGGTTGGTGAGG GTCTCTTAAGTCTCTTGGAACATGGGGAGGAATACACATTCTCTCTGCCCTGTGCATACGCTCGGTCAATTTTAACTGTTCCCTGGGTAGAACTGGGAGGAAAAGTCAACATCAGCTGTGCGAAGACTGGGTATTCTGCAAGTATTAACTTTCACACCAAGCCCTTCTACGGTGGCAAATTGCATCG AGTCACAGGTGAAGTGAAGCAGAACACGACGAACACAGTGGTGTGCAGAGTGCAAGGGGAGTGGAACAGTGTGCTTGAGTTCACCTACAGCAACGGGGAGACAAAATACGTGGACTTGACAAAGCTGTCTGTGACAAGAAAACGAGTCCGGCCCCTTGAGAAACAAGGACTGTTTGAATCTAG GAGGCTGTGGCAGCATGTAACAGAGTCTCTGCGGGATGGAGACATCGATAAGGCTACGGAGCACAAGCGAGCCCTTGAAGAACGACAGAGGAATGAAGAGAGGCTTCGTGCTGAAACAGAAAGACCTTGGTGTACTAAATACTTCCTTAAAGAA GGAGATGGCTGGGTTTATCATAAACCCCTCTGGAAAACAGCCTCTGCTGCGCAAACTCAGCAAACGGACGCTAACTAG